One Scophthalmus maximus strain ysfricsl-2021 chromosome 1, ASM2237912v1, whole genome shotgun sequence genomic region harbors:
- the LOC118309177 gene encoding R3H domain-containing protein 1-like isoform X8: MRMSDTADGETTKVSDATDAQPSPRDDATKPEGSDPSQSSRDEHAGNGKRDAQPAKYSKSNTRLKLVRSLAVCEESFPFPMPEPSAAPQPFDKEERASQEHAEREDSCDKNEKTQRKRLSRDSSQDYTDSTGIDLHEFLVNTLKGNPRDRIMLLKLEQDILDFISNNESQKRKFPPMKPYHRMLLHRVAAYFGMDHNVDPSGKSVVINKTTNTRIPDQKFSEHIKDDRADDFQKRYILKRDNSSFDREDSTIRMRLKADKRSKSMEEREEEYQRARERIFAHDGDHFILDRSAPDEDACMSTQQRRQMFRLRSCRSGASRQSSSETEPRHGEPRPWSSTDSSDSSNRLAPRPTMTKASSFSGISPGLVRGDSTASSKSTGRLSKTGSESCSSVGSSSSSLSRPQMPLPVSASTRSSIPSTAQLIHPAADTRGPGHPEMIKPPPATDATSYYVLPLEASGIPPGSFLVNPHTGKPFIHPDGSAIVYNPANIIPTAGRNPQQGKTPQQPISAANQQQPTNHLHSQPICPPLQSSSSEPVHNPMVSYPLPPPHLPPSQFLSFYPNQQYTVPDVLNAQFSHMTLTQQPLPGDSGATAQDARHYQTLYHHHPSAMVLQGAPQQQQQQQQQQQQHQQHQQQVASYMVAGPSGGHSGLLQGQHVPLPTPGHNHAYPSSTPGPAAFHGSTLNQPLLQQHAYMQQPLQQMATCYCSSAHHPHCSAQQQQQQQQQQQQHYRPPVNTLPYNCPQSQNLPQQQASCLSHFAPVHQAVMPNPASSYQTMVGVQPTPNLGLTGNQQSNMGNQMQGMMVQYPPMQSYQQVSMPQQTYQQPVFVSCQPGQGAVAVAGMQPYYSLLPPNQHTTMSSTVSFLPAQMMEQLQFPQTSSPCVSQQHPGQQYAGLLPPAHSGGMVMLQMTAPPCQQHRAPSPCQRKQPGYKHPGPDNQRGRRPPELPPHPDNTQSSLPSSPALTPLPGQPPSVKGLPSGISSIPVMAHHPQLPTAFCHSGQGERHYSLLGQPLHYKPSIRPPLIHTAHMMAKHQGPLGVWRSGPGRKASRKSLSSDLSVGEADSLSQAPRSTTAAPRPPLNSRLTPDTNGSGGTRTKPAHSC, encoded by the exons ATGAGAATGTCCGATACCGCTGACGGTGAAACAACGAAGGTTTCCGATGCCACCGACGCCCAGCCATCTCCAAGAGACGACGCCACCAAGCCGGAGGGTTCGGACCCGAGCCAGAGCAGCAGGGATGAACACGCCGGCAACGGCAAGAGGGATGCACAG CCAGCGAAGTATTCTAAG TCCAACACCAGGCTCAAGCTGGTGCGGAGCCTGGCAGTGTGTGAAGAGTCCTTTCCCTTTCCTATGCCTGAGCCTTCAGCAGCACCTCAG CCCTTCGACAAGGAAGAACGAGCCTCCCAGGagcacgcagagagagaggacagctGTGACAAGAACGAGAAAACGCAGAGAAAAAGACTGTCGAGGG ATTCCAGTCAAGACTACACAGATTCCACAGGGATAGATCTCCACGAGTTCCTGGTCAACACACTGAAGGGCAACCCCAG GGATCGAATCATGCTCCTGAAGCTGGAGCAGGACATCTTGGACTTCATCAGCAATAACGA AAGTCAGAAGAGGAAGTTTCCCCCCATGAAGCCTTACCACAGGATGCTGTTACACCGCGTGGCCGCCTACTTTGGAATGGACCACAATGTGGACCCCAGTGGAAAGTCCGTGGTTATCAACAAAACCACCAACACTAGAAT ACCCGATCAGAAATTCTCCGAGCACATCAAGGATGACAGGGCGGACGACTTTCAGAAACGCTACATTCTCAAACGAGACAACTCCAGCTTTGATCGTGAAGACAGCACG ATTCGAATGCGTTTGAAAGCTGACAAGAGGAGCAAAtcgatggaggagagggaggaggagtacCAGCGAGCCAGAGAAAGGATATTTGCACATGAT GGAGATCACTTCATATTAGACAGAAG CGCTCCGGATGAAGACGCATGCATGAGCACCCAACAGCGGCGGCAAATGTTCAG gctGCGGTCCTGCCGGTCAGGTGCCAGCCGACAGAGCAGCTCGGAGACGGAGCCGCGGCACGGCGAGCCACGGCCATGGAGTAGCACCGACAGCTCGGACAGCTCCAACCGGCTCGCCCCGCGGCCCACCATGACCAAGGCCAGCAGCTTCAGCGGCATCTCCCCCGGCCTCGTCCGAGGGGACAGCACAGCCAGCAGCAAGAGCACTGGGAGGCTCTCCAAAACAG GTTCAGAGTCATGCAGCAGCGtcggttcctcctccagctcgctCTCCCGTCCCCAGATGCCCCTCCCGGTTTCGGCCTCGACCCGGTCCAGCATCCCAAGCACAGCGCAGTTGATCCACCCGGCCGCCGACACCAGAGGCCCCGGACACCCCGAGATGATCAAGCCACCACCAGCTACAGACGCGACCAGCTATTACGTGTTGCCATTGGAAGCCTCTGGGATCCCACCTGGCAGCTTTCTGGTCAACCCACACACAG GCAAACCTTTCATCCACCCCGATGGCAGCGCCATAGTTTATAACCCAGCTAACATCATCCCCACTGCTGGCAGGAACCCACAGCAGGGGAAAACCCCCCAGCAGCCAATCTCTGCCGCAAACCAGCAGCAGCCAACCAATCATCTGCACTCCCAG CCgatctgtcctcctctccagtcGTCCTCCTCTGAGCCTGTCCACAACCCGATGGTCTcttatcctcttcctcctcctcatcttcctccttctcaGTTCCTGTCTTTCTATCCTAACCAACAGTACACTGTG CCCGACGTCCTGAACGCCCAGTTCAGTCACATGACTCTGACGCAGCAGCCCCTGCCCGGTGACAGTGGAGCGACGGCTCAAGACGCCCGCCACTATCAGACTTTATACCACCACCACCCGTCCGCTATGGTGCTGCAGGGtgctccgcagcagcagcagcagcagcagcagcagcagcagcagcatcagcagcatcaacagcagGTTGCCAGCTACATGGTGGCAGGACCATCAGGAGGACACTCGGGGCTGCTGCAGGGTCAACATGTCCCGCTCCCGACGCCGGGCCACAACCACGCTTACCCCAGCTCCACACCGGGCCCCGCTGCTTTCCACGGGTCCACCTTGAACCAACCGTTACTCCAGCAACACGCCTACATGCAGCAGCCTCTCCAGCAG aTGGCCACGTGTTACTGCTCGTCAGCCCACCATCCACACTGCTccgcccagcagcagcagcagcagcagcagcagcagcagcagcactaccGGCCCCCCGTCAACACGCTGCCCTATAACTGTCCTCAGAGCCAAAACCTGCCCCAGCAACaag CGTCGTGCCTTTCTCATTTCGCCCCAGTGCACCAAGCCGTGATGCCAAACCCAGCGTCCAGCTACCAGACCATGGTGGGCGTGCAGCCAACCCCCAACCTCGGCCTCACTGGCAACCAGCAAAGCAATATGGGCAACCAGATGCAAGGCATGATGGTCCAGTACCCTCCAATGCAGTCTTATCAG cagGTTTCTATGCCGCAGCAGACGTACCAGCAGCCAGTGTTTGTGTCCTGCCAGCCAGGACAAGGGGCCGTGGCTGTTGCTGGCATGCAGCCCTACTACAGTCTGCTCCCCCCGAACCAGCACACCACCATGAG TTCGACGGTGAGTTTCCTGCCCGCCCAGATGATGGAGCAGCTCCAGTTTCCTCAGACCTCGTCCCCTTGCGTCTCCCAGCAGCACCCGGGGCAGCAGTACGCAG ggttGTTACCCCCGGCCCACAGCGGTGGCATGGTGATGCTGCAAATGACAGCGCCCCCCTGCCAGCAGCACCGGGCCCCCTCCCCCTGCCAACGGAAACAGCCCGGCTACAAACACCCTGGCCCCGATAACCAGCGCGGCCGCAGGCCTCCTGAGCTCCCTCCGCATCCGGACAACACCCAG aGCAGCTTGCCCTCGTCTCCGGCGCTCACGCCCTTGCCAGGCCAGCCGCCCAGCGTCAAGGGCCTCCCATCAGGCATCTCGTCCATCCCTGTCATGGCCCACCACCCGCAGCTCCCTACAGCCTTCTGCCACAGTGGACAAG GTGAAAGACACTACTCTCTACTGGGCCAACCTCTGCATTACAAACCCTCCATCAGACCTCCGCTCATCCACACTGCCCACATGATGGCCAAACaccag GGTCCACTCGGGGTTTGGCGTAGCGGTCCTGGGAGGAAGGCCAGCAGAAAATCCCTGTCTTCAGATCTCAGTGTAGGTGAAGCAG ATTCACTGTCCCAGGCACCGCGCTCCACCACCGCGGCCCCCAGGCCCCCTTTAAACTCCAGACTAACACCAGACACAAACGGGAGCGGCGGGACCCGGACAAAGCCGGCTCATAGCTGCTGA
- the LOC118309177 gene encoding R3H domain-containing protein 1-like isoform X2 — protein sequence MRMSDTADGETTKVSDATDAQPSPRDDATKPEGSDPSQSSRDEHAGNGKRDAQPAKYSKSNTRLKLVRSLAVCEESFPFPMPEPSAAPQPFDKEERASQEHAEREDSCDKNEKTQRKRLSRDSSQDYTDSTGIDLHEFLVNTLKGNPRDRIMLLKLEQDILDFISNNESQKRKFPPMKPYHRMLLHRVAAYFGMDHNVDPSGKSVVINKTTNTRIPDQKFSEHIKDDRADDFQKRYILKRDNSSFDREDSTIRMRLKADKRSKSMEEREEEYQRARERIFAHDGDHFILDRSAPDEDACMSTQQRRQMFRLRSCRSGASRQSSSETEPRHGEPRPWSSTDSSDSSNRLAPRPTMTKASSFSGISPGLVRGDSTASSKSTGRLSKTGSESCSSVGSSSSSLSRPQMPLPVSASTRSSIPSTAQLIHPAADTRGPGHPEMIKPPPATDATSYYVLPLEASGIPPGSFLVNPHTGKPFIHPDGSAIVYNPANIIPTAGRNPQQGKTPQQPISAANQQQPTNHLHSQPICPPLQSSSSEPVHNPMVSYPLPPPHLPPSQFLSFYPNQQYTVPDVLNAQFSHMTLTQQPLPGDSGATAQDARHYQTLYHHHPSAMVLQGAPQQQQQQQQQQQQHQQHQQQVASYMVAGPSGGHSGLLQGQHVPLPTPGHNHAYPSSTPGPAAFHGSTLNQPLLQQHAYMQQPLQQMATCYCSSAHHPHCSAQQQQQQQQQQQQHYRPPVNTLPYNCPQSQNLPQQQASCLSHFAPVHQAVMPNPASSYQTMVGVQPTPNLGLTGNQQSNMGNQMQGMMVQYPPMQSYQVSMPQQTYQQPVFVSCQPGQGAVAVAGMQPYYSLLPPNQHTTMSSTVSFLPAQMMEQLQFPQTSSPCVSQQHPGQQYAGLLPPAHSGGMVMLQMTAPPCQQHRAPSPCQRKQPGYKHPGPDNQRGRRPPELPPHPDNTQSSLPSSPALTPLPGQPPSVKGLPSGISSIPVMAHHPQLPTAFCHSGQGERHYSLLGQPLHYKPSIRPPLIHTAHMMAKHQGPLGVWRSGPGRKASRKSLSSDLSVGEAVRTHILEVTDPPEGIGCTDSTRLLAELCGGGELIPRLSDHQPRLCYTTRDAPGRDLASSHSLFAILPSRFTVPGTALHHRGPQAPFKLQTNTRHKRERRDPDKAGS from the exons ATGAGAATGTCCGATACCGCTGACGGTGAAACAACGAAGGTTTCCGATGCCACCGACGCCCAGCCATCTCCAAGAGACGACGCCACCAAGCCGGAGGGTTCGGACCCGAGCCAGAGCAGCAGGGATGAACACGCCGGCAACGGCAAGAGGGATGCACAG CCAGCGAAGTATTCTAAG TCCAACACCAGGCTCAAGCTGGTGCGGAGCCTGGCAGTGTGTGAAGAGTCCTTTCCCTTTCCTATGCCTGAGCCTTCAGCAGCACCTCAG CCCTTCGACAAGGAAGAACGAGCCTCCCAGGagcacgcagagagagaggacagctGTGACAAGAACGAGAAAACGCAGAGAAAAAGACTGTCGAGGG ATTCCAGTCAAGACTACACAGATTCCACAGGGATAGATCTCCACGAGTTCCTGGTCAACACACTGAAGGGCAACCCCAG GGATCGAATCATGCTCCTGAAGCTGGAGCAGGACATCTTGGACTTCATCAGCAATAACGA AAGTCAGAAGAGGAAGTTTCCCCCCATGAAGCCTTACCACAGGATGCTGTTACACCGCGTGGCCGCCTACTTTGGAATGGACCACAATGTGGACCCCAGTGGAAAGTCCGTGGTTATCAACAAAACCACCAACACTAGAAT ACCCGATCAGAAATTCTCCGAGCACATCAAGGATGACAGGGCGGACGACTTTCAGAAACGCTACATTCTCAAACGAGACAACTCCAGCTTTGATCGTGAAGACAGCACG ATTCGAATGCGTTTGAAAGCTGACAAGAGGAGCAAAtcgatggaggagagggaggaggagtacCAGCGAGCCAGAGAAAGGATATTTGCACATGAT GGAGATCACTTCATATTAGACAGAAG CGCTCCGGATGAAGACGCATGCATGAGCACCCAACAGCGGCGGCAAATGTTCAG gctGCGGTCCTGCCGGTCAGGTGCCAGCCGACAGAGCAGCTCGGAGACGGAGCCGCGGCACGGCGAGCCACGGCCATGGAGTAGCACCGACAGCTCGGACAGCTCCAACCGGCTCGCCCCGCGGCCCACCATGACCAAGGCCAGCAGCTTCAGCGGCATCTCCCCCGGCCTCGTCCGAGGGGACAGCACAGCCAGCAGCAAGAGCACTGGGAGGCTCTCCAAAACAG GTTCAGAGTCATGCAGCAGCGtcggttcctcctccagctcgctCTCCCGTCCCCAGATGCCCCTCCCGGTTTCGGCCTCGACCCGGTCCAGCATCCCAAGCACAGCGCAGTTGATCCACCCGGCCGCCGACACCAGAGGCCCCGGACACCCCGAGATGATCAAGCCACCACCAGCTACAGACGCGACCAGCTATTACGTGTTGCCATTGGAAGCCTCTGGGATCCCACCTGGCAGCTTTCTGGTCAACCCACACACAG GCAAACCTTTCATCCACCCCGATGGCAGCGCCATAGTTTATAACCCAGCTAACATCATCCCCACTGCTGGCAGGAACCCACAGCAGGGGAAAACCCCCCAGCAGCCAATCTCTGCCGCAAACCAGCAGCAGCCAACCAATCATCTGCACTCCCAG CCgatctgtcctcctctccagtcGTCCTCCTCTGAGCCTGTCCACAACCCGATGGTCTcttatcctcttcctcctcctcatcttcctccttctcaGTTCCTGTCTTTCTATCCTAACCAACAGTACACTGTG CCCGACGTCCTGAACGCCCAGTTCAGTCACATGACTCTGACGCAGCAGCCCCTGCCCGGTGACAGTGGAGCGACGGCTCAAGACGCCCGCCACTATCAGACTTTATACCACCACCACCCGTCCGCTATGGTGCTGCAGGGtgctccgcagcagcagcagcagcagcagcagcagcagcagcagcatcagcagcatcaacagcagGTTGCCAGCTACATGGTGGCAGGACCATCAGGAGGACACTCGGGGCTGCTGCAGGGTCAACATGTCCCGCTCCCGACGCCGGGCCACAACCACGCTTACCCCAGCTCCACACCGGGCCCCGCTGCTTTCCACGGGTCCACCTTGAACCAACCGTTACTCCAGCAACACGCCTACATGCAGCAGCCTCTCCAGCAG aTGGCCACGTGTTACTGCTCGTCAGCCCACCATCCACACTGCTccgcccagcagcagcagcagcagcagcagcagcagcagcagcactaccGGCCCCCCGTCAACACGCTGCCCTATAACTGTCCTCAGAGCCAAAACCTGCCCCAGCAACaag CGTCGTGCCTTTCTCATTTCGCCCCAGTGCACCAAGCCGTGATGCCAAACCCAGCGTCCAGCTACCAGACCATGGTGGGCGTGCAGCCAACCCCCAACCTCGGCCTCACTGGCAACCAGCAAAGCAATATGGGCAACCAGATGCAAGGCATGATGGTCCAGTACCCTCCAATGCAGTCTTATCAG GTTTCTATGCCGCAGCAGACGTACCAGCAGCCAGTGTTTGTGTCCTGCCAGCCAGGACAAGGGGCCGTGGCTGTTGCTGGCATGCAGCCCTACTACAGTCTGCTCCCCCCGAACCAGCACACCACCATGAG TTCGACGGTGAGTTTCCTGCCCGCCCAGATGATGGAGCAGCTCCAGTTTCCTCAGACCTCGTCCCCTTGCGTCTCCCAGCAGCACCCGGGGCAGCAGTACGCAG ggttGTTACCCCCGGCCCACAGCGGTGGCATGGTGATGCTGCAAATGACAGCGCCCCCCTGCCAGCAGCACCGGGCCCCCTCCCCCTGCCAACGGAAACAGCCCGGCTACAAACACCCTGGCCCCGATAACCAGCGCGGCCGCAGGCCTCCTGAGCTCCCTCCGCATCCGGACAACACCCAG aGCAGCTTGCCCTCGTCTCCGGCGCTCACGCCCTTGCCAGGCCAGCCGCCCAGCGTCAAGGGCCTCCCATCAGGCATCTCGTCCATCCCTGTCATGGCCCACCACCCGCAGCTCCCTACAGCCTTCTGCCACAGTGGACAAG GTGAAAGACACTACTCTCTACTGGGCCAACCTCTGCATTACAAACCCTCCATCAGACCTCCGCTCATCCACACTGCCCACATGATGGCCAAACaccag GGTCCACTCGGGGTTTGGCGTAGCGGTCCTGGGAGGAAGGCCAGCAGAAAATCCCTGTCTTCAGATCTCAGTGTAGGTGAAGCAG tgagaACTCACATCCTGGAAGTGACAGACCCTCCGGAGGGGATCGGCTGTACAGACTCCACCCGCCTCCTGGCAGAGCTCTGCGGAGGGGGCGAACTGATCCCGCGGCTGTCGGACCACCAGCCCCGGCTGTGCTACACGACCAGAGACGCCCCCGGCAGAGACCTGGCCtcatcacactctctctttGCCATCCTCCCTTCCAGATTCACTGTCCCAGGCACCGCGCTCCACCACCGCGGCCCCCAGGCCCCCTTTAAACTCCAGACTAACACCAGACACAAACGGGAGCGGCGGGACCCGGACAAAGCCGGCTCATAG
- the LOC118309177 gene encoding R3H domain-containing protein 1-like isoform X1, with protein MRMSDTADGETTKVSDATDAQPSPRDDATKPEGSDPSQSSRDEHAGNGKRDAQPAKYSKSNTRLKLVRSLAVCEESFPFPMPEPSAAPQPFDKEERASQEHAEREDSCDKNEKTQRKRLSRDSSQDYTDSTGIDLHEFLVNTLKGNPRDRIMLLKLEQDILDFISNNESQKRKFPPMKPYHRMLLHRVAAYFGMDHNVDPSGKSVVINKTTNTRIPDQKFSEHIKDDRADDFQKRYILKRDNSSFDREDSTIRMRLKADKRSKSMEEREEEYQRARERIFAHDGDHFILDRSAPDEDACMSTQQRRQMFRLRSCRSGASRQSSSETEPRHGEPRPWSSTDSSDSSNRLAPRPTMTKASSFSGISPGLVRGDSTASSKSTGRLSKTGSESCSSVGSSSSSLSRPQMPLPVSASTRSSIPSTAQLIHPAADTRGPGHPEMIKPPPATDATSYYVLPLEASGIPPGSFLVNPHTGKPFIHPDGSAIVYNPANIIPTAGRNPQQGKTPQQPISAANQQQPTNHLHSQPICPPLQSSSSEPVHNPMVSYPLPPPHLPPSQFLSFYPNQQYTVPDVLNAQFSHMTLTQQPLPGDSGATAQDARHYQTLYHHHPSAMVLQGAPQQQQQQQQQQQQHQQHQQQVASYMVAGPSGGHSGLLQGQHVPLPTPGHNHAYPSSTPGPAAFHGSTLNQPLLQQHAYMQQPLQQMATCYCSSAHHPHCSAQQQQQQQQQQQQHYRPPVNTLPYNCPQSQNLPQQQASCLSHFAPVHQAVMPNPASSYQTMVGVQPTPNLGLTGNQQSNMGNQMQGMMVQYPPMQSYQQVSMPQQTYQQPVFVSCQPGQGAVAVAGMQPYYSLLPPNQHTTMSSTVSFLPAQMMEQLQFPQTSSPCVSQQHPGQQYAGLLPPAHSGGMVMLQMTAPPCQQHRAPSPCQRKQPGYKHPGPDNQRGRRPPELPPHPDNTQSSLPSSPALTPLPGQPPSVKGLPSGISSIPVMAHHPQLPTAFCHSGQGERHYSLLGQPLHYKPSIRPPLIHTAHMMAKHQGPLGVWRSGPGRKASRKSLSSDLSVGEAVRTHILEVTDPPEGIGCTDSTRLLAELCGGGELIPRLSDHQPRLCYTTRDAPGRDLASSHSLFAILPSRFTVPGTALHHRGPQAPFKLQTNTRHKRERRDPDKAGS; from the exons ATGAGAATGTCCGATACCGCTGACGGTGAAACAACGAAGGTTTCCGATGCCACCGACGCCCAGCCATCTCCAAGAGACGACGCCACCAAGCCGGAGGGTTCGGACCCGAGCCAGAGCAGCAGGGATGAACACGCCGGCAACGGCAAGAGGGATGCACAG CCAGCGAAGTATTCTAAG TCCAACACCAGGCTCAAGCTGGTGCGGAGCCTGGCAGTGTGTGAAGAGTCCTTTCCCTTTCCTATGCCTGAGCCTTCAGCAGCACCTCAG CCCTTCGACAAGGAAGAACGAGCCTCCCAGGagcacgcagagagagaggacagctGTGACAAGAACGAGAAAACGCAGAGAAAAAGACTGTCGAGGG ATTCCAGTCAAGACTACACAGATTCCACAGGGATAGATCTCCACGAGTTCCTGGTCAACACACTGAAGGGCAACCCCAG GGATCGAATCATGCTCCTGAAGCTGGAGCAGGACATCTTGGACTTCATCAGCAATAACGA AAGTCAGAAGAGGAAGTTTCCCCCCATGAAGCCTTACCACAGGATGCTGTTACACCGCGTGGCCGCCTACTTTGGAATGGACCACAATGTGGACCCCAGTGGAAAGTCCGTGGTTATCAACAAAACCACCAACACTAGAAT ACCCGATCAGAAATTCTCCGAGCACATCAAGGATGACAGGGCGGACGACTTTCAGAAACGCTACATTCTCAAACGAGACAACTCCAGCTTTGATCGTGAAGACAGCACG ATTCGAATGCGTTTGAAAGCTGACAAGAGGAGCAAAtcgatggaggagagggaggaggagtacCAGCGAGCCAGAGAAAGGATATTTGCACATGAT GGAGATCACTTCATATTAGACAGAAG CGCTCCGGATGAAGACGCATGCATGAGCACCCAACAGCGGCGGCAAATGTTCAG gctGCGGTCCTGCCGGTCAGGTGCCAGCCGACAGAGCAGCTCGGAGACGGAGCCGCGGCACGGCGAGCCACGGCCATGGAGTAGCACCGACAGCTCGGACAGCTCCAACCGGCTCGCCCCGCGGCCCACCATGACCAAGGCCAGCAGCTTCAGCGGCATCTCCCCCGGCCTCGTCCGAGGGGACAGCACAGCCAGCAGCAAGAGCACTGGGAGGCTCTCCAAAACAG GTTCAGAGTCATGCAGCAGCGtcggttcctcctccagctcgctCTCCCGTCCCCAGATGCCCCTCCCGGTTTCGGCCTCGACCCGGTCCAGCATCCCAAGCACAGCGCAGTTGATCCACCCGGCCGCCGACACCAGAGGCCCCGGACACCCCGAGATGATCAAGCCACCACCAGCTACAGACGCGACCAGCTATTACGTGTTGCCATTGGAAGCCTCTGGGATCCCACCTGGCAGCTTTCTGGTCAACCCACACACAG GCAAACCTTTCATCCACCCCGATGGCAGCGCCATAGTTTATAACCCAGCTAACATCATCCCCACTGCTGGCAGGAACCCACAGCAGGGGAAAACCCCCCAGCAGCCAATCTCTGCCGCAAACCAGCAGCAGCCAACCAATCATCTGCACTCCCAG CCgatctgtcctcctctccagtcGTCCTCCTCTGAGCCTGTCCACAACCCGATGGTCTcttatcctcttcctcctcctcatcttcctccttctcaGTTCCTGTCTTTCTATCCTAACCAACAGTACACTGTG CCCGACGTCCTGAACGCCCAGTTCAGTCACATGACTCTGACGCAGCAGCCCCTGCCCGGTGACAGTGGAGCGACGGCTCAAGACGCCCGCCACTATCAGACTTTATACCACCACCACCCGTCCGCTATGGTGCTGCAGGGtgctccgcagcagcagcagcagcagcagcagcagcagcagcagcatcagcagcatcaacagcagGTTGCCAGCTACATGGTGGCAGGACCATCAGGAGGACACTCGGGGCTGCTGCAGGGTCAACATGTCCCGCTCCCGACGCCGGGCCACAACCACGCTTACCCCAGCTCCACACCGGGCCCCGCTGCTTTCCACGGGTCCACCTTGAACCAACCGTTACTCCAGCAACACGCCTACATGCAGCAGCCTCTCCAGCAG aTGGCCACGTGTTACTGCTCGTCAGCCCACCATCCACACTGCTccgcccagcagcagcagcagcagcagcagcagcagcagcagcactaccGGCCCCCCGTCAACACGCTGCCCTATAACTGTCCTCAGAGCCAAAACCTGCCCCAGCAACaag CGTCGTGCCTTTCTCATTTCGCCCCAGTGCACCAAGCCGTGATGCCAAACCCAGCGTCCAGCTACCAGACCATGGTGGGCGTGCAGCCAACCCCCAACCTCGGCCTCACTGGCAACCAGCAAAGCAATATGGGCAACCAGATGCAAGGCATGATGGTCCAGTACCCTCCAATGCAGTCTTATCAG cagGTTTCTATGCCGCAGCAGACGTACCAGCAGCCAGTGTTTGTGTCCTGCCAGCCAGGACAAGGGGCCGTGGCTGTTGCTGGCATGCAGCCCTACTACAGTCTGCTCCCCCCGAACCAGCACACCACCATGAG TTCGACGGTGAGTTTCCTGCCCGCCCAGATGATGGAGCAGCTCCAGTTTCCTCAGACCTCGTCCCCTTGCGTCTCCCAGCAGCACCCGGGGCAGCAGTACGCAG ggttGTTACCCCCGGCCCACAGCGGTGGCATGGTGATGCTGCAAATGACAGCGCCCCCCTGCCAGCAGCACCGGGCCCCCTCCCCCTGCCAACGGAAACAGCCCGGCTACAAACACCCTGGCCCCGATAACCAGCGCGGCCGCAGGCCTCCTGAGCTCCCTCCGCATCCGGACAACACCCAG aGCAGCTTGCCCTCGTCTCCGGCGCTCACGCCCTTGCCAGGCCAGCCGCCCAGCGTCAAGGGCCTCCCATCAGGCATCTCGTCCATCCCTGTCATGGCCCACCACCCGCAGCTCCCTACAGCCTTCTGCCACAGTGGACAAG GTGAAAGACACTACTCTCTACTGGGCCAACCTCTGCATTACAAACCCTCCATCAGACCTCCGCTCATCCACACTGCCCACATGATGGCCAAACaccag GGTCCACTCGGGGTTTGGCGTAGCGGTCCTGGGAGGAAGGCCAGCAGAAAATCCCTGTCTTCAGATCTCAGTGTAGGTGAAGCAG tgagaACTCACATCCTGGAAGTGACAGACCCTCCGGAGGGGATCGGCTGTACAGACTCCACCCGCCTCCTGGCAGAGCTCTGCGGAGGGGGCGAACTGATCCCGCGGCTGTCGGACCACCAGCCCCGGCTGTGCTACACGACCAGAGACGCCCCCGGCAGAGACCTGGCCtcatcacactctctctttGCCATCCTCCCTTCCAGATTCACTGTCCCAGGCACCGCGCTCCACCACCGCGGCCCCCAGGCCCCCTTTAAACTCCAGACTAACACCAGACACAAACGGGAGCGGCGGGACCCGGACAAAGCCGGCTCATAG